Part of the Pseudomonas chlororaphis genome, AAGCACCGAAGACAACACCGACAACATCGCCCAGTTGTGTGGCTACCGTTCGGTGGAAAGCTTTCGCGTGGCGTTTCGCAGCGTGGTCGGGTTGGCGCCTTCGGTGTATCGGGAGCGGTTTGGGCGGGGGTGAATGCAGTGGATTAGCAATAGCGCCCGCACAAACAATGGACAGCTTCAGGGCTTGCGCAACAAGTAAGTATCCATGATCCAGCCATGCGCCTTGCGCGCGGCCTTGCGGGTGCGCTCGATGTCGTCGGCCACGTCCCCCAGCCGCCCCTGGATCAGGATTTCATCCGGCGTCCCGACATAAGCGCCCCAGTAGACCTGCGTATCCGGATCGCTCACCTGGCGATACGCGTCCTCGGCATCGAGCATCACCACCACGCTGGCGGCGTCGCTCACCTGCCCCGCCGCCAGGCGCCGCCCGGTGGTGATCTCCAGCGCGCCGCCAATGCTGTTCAGCGGCACGCGATGGCGAGCCGCAAGGGCCTGGACACTGCTGATGCCGGGGATCACTTCGAACTCGAAGGCACAACGGCCCGCGTCGAGGATCGACTGCAGGATGCGCACCGTGCTGTCGTACAGCGAAGGGTCGCCCCACACCAGAAAGCCACCGCACTGCCCGTCGGACAACTCATCATTGATCAGCCGTTCGAAGGTGGCCTGTTTCGCGCGGTTGAGGTCTTCGACGCTGGTCGGATAGTCCACCTCGCCACGCTGGCGCTCGGGACTGTCGGCGGTGACGAAGCGGTATGGGTGATCGACGATGTAGCGCCGGCAGATCTCATGGCGCAAATCCAGCAGTGTGCCCTTGGCCGGGCCCTTGTCCATGAGAAAGAACACGTCCACTCGGTTCAGGGCTTTGACGGCCTGCATGGTCAGGTGATCCGGATCGCCGGCACCGATGCCGATGACCAATAGCTGCTTCATGCTGACGTCTCCTGGCCAGGGCCCTGCGTGCGCCATCGCCAGACGCCATTGAAGCGCAACTCGACGGCGGACAGTGGTTCGATGTCGATCCGGTTGAAGGCGGCGCTACAGCCCAGGACATGGACCAGCGCCGCGCGAATCACAAAGGGATGAGTGACGGCCAGCACGTGCCCTGGCCGGGTTTCCAGGTTCGCCAGCCAGTCGCCGACCCGGCGGCACAAAGCGGCGACGGACTCACCGCCGTGGGGTGCCGCCTCAGGGTCGTCGAGCCAGGCTTGCACTGCGCGCGGCTCGTCCTTGAACAGCTCGTCGATGGACCGCCCGCGCCAGTTGCCCAAGTCGCAATCGGCCAGGGCCTCGGTCACCTCAGGCTCGAGGCCGAACAACGCGGCGGTCTGGCGCGCGCGCAACTCCGGTGCGCACAGCAGGTGCCGAACGTGGCGGTAGTCATCGCCGACGCTGCGACGCTGTGCCAGCCAATCGGCGTCCAGCGGCTCATCCAGGCCGAAACGCGCGTGTTTCTGGGCGACGGTCCGGGCATGGCAAATCAGGGTCAGGCGAGTGGCTTGCACGCAGGAACTCCCACACATTCAAAAGCGGTTCATCGCCGGCATATTCAGGCTTTTACTTGTACAGCACCTTATACGAAATCAAATAACCGAGACAAAATGGCGTTATTTCTTACACAACAAAAAGCATTGGCTGACATACCGAGTCACTTCGACCAAAGCCATGTCCTACGGCGCTTTCGGACCCTACCCGGTCATTTTAAACGGGACGTAAAAAGCGCTGGACATGTAGCACCAGCTACATAAATACTATTTTCAGGAGTTATGAAAGAAATCCAACACCCATCCCGGCAAGGAGCACGGATGCCGCCTCTCAGAGACCTGATCACCGATCCCGGCCTGGTGTTGACGCCGTCGGAACGCAAGGTCGTACGCGCCCTGCTCGACCACTACCCACGCAATGGCCTGGGGCCGATGTCGCGCCTGGCGGACCACGCTGGTGTCAGCGACCCGACCATCGTGCGGCTGGTGAAAAAGCTCGGCTTTGGTGGCTATGCCGAATTCCAGGAGGCGTTGCTCAGTGACATGGATCACCGCCTGCGCTCCCCGCGCACGCTGTTGCAACCGCGGGCAAAATCGCAGCAGGGCGATACCTGGAGCCACTACCTGGCGGTCAGCCAACGCAACCTCAGCGACACCCAGGCCCTGACCCAACCCGAAGACGTGCGCATCCTGGTGCAGTGGCTGCTCGACAGCCGCCATCAGGTGCATTGCTTCGGCGGGCGCTTCAGCAGTTTCCTCGCCCACTACCTGCTCAACCACCTGCGCCTGCTGCGCGCCGGCTGTTTTGCCCTGGAGGACAACGCCCAACTGCCTGATCGCTTGTTCGACGTCCAGCGCCAGGACCTGGTGCTGATCTTCGATTACCGGCGCTACCAGGCCCAGGCCCTGCGAGTGGCGAGCGCGGCCAAGGAACGGCATGCCCGGGTCGTGCTGTTCAGCGACGTCTACGCTTCGCCCTTGCGCGAGCTGGCCGACCTGATCATCAGTGCCCCGGTCGAGTCAGTCTCGGCGTTCGACAGCCTGGTCCCGGCGCTGGCCCAGGTCGAGGCCCTGGTCGCCTGCCTGACGCTGCAATGCCCCGATCTGGCCGAACGCCTGGACGGCATCGACGCCTTGCGCTCGGCATTCAACACGCACCTGTTGGAGGAAAAATAAGGATGTTCTCGCTCCCCCACCGTTCGCCCCGGGACCTGCCGTTCACCCGCGACCACACGGCCTTGCTGCTGGTGGACATGCAACGCGCCTGGCTGGAAGTGCAGTTCGATGCCCACCTCGCCAGCCCCGAGGCCGAGTACTTCATCCGCCGCGCCCGCCAACAGGTGATCCCCAACCAGCAACGCTTGCTCGCCGCGATGCGGGCGGCGCGGCACAACGTGCTGCACACCCACATCGAAAGCCTCACCGCCGATGGCCGCGACCGTTCCCTGGATCACAAGCTGTCGGACATGCACCTGCCCAAGGGCAGCCCCGAGGCGCAGATCATCGCCGAGCTTGCCCCGCAGGAAAACGAGATCGTGCTGCCGAAGACGTCCTCCGGGGTCTTCAATTCCACCAACATCGACTACGTGCTGCGTAACCTGGAAACCCGCCACCTGATCGTCGCCGGCATCGTCACTGACCAATGCGTCGACATGGCGGTCCGCGACGCCGCCGACCGCGGTTACCTGGTCACGCTGGTGGAAGATGCCTGCGCCACGTACACCGAACAGCGCCACCTGGCCTGCCTGAACGCGATCAAGGGTTATTGCTGGATCACCGACACCGCCACCGTGCTCGCTCGCTTGCAGGAGATGCAGCCATGAGCCGCCCCGATACGGCGCCACGCCTGTTACCGCTGCCCCTGACGACACTGGTGAGCACCGACCTGATCGGCGTGACCCGCGGGCGTTCGCTGCCCAGCGACGAACTGGCCCACTACGTCAGCGCCGGCTGTGGCTGGGTGCCGGCCAACAGTGCGTTGACACCCCAGGACATCATCGCGTCAAGCAACCCTTGGGGCGCCCATGGCGACCTGCGGCTGATACCGGACCTGTCCAGCCGGGTGACCGTCGACAATGGCCCCGACAGCGCCGCGCCGGCCCTGGACTTCATCCACTGCGACGTGCGCGAGACCGACGGCCGGCCCTGGGGCGCCTGCCCGCGCACGCTGCTGCAGAACGAAGTGGAGCGTTACCGCACCGGACTGGGGATGCAGGTTTTCGCCGCGTTCGAACATGAGTTCAACCTGAGCGCCACGCCCGCCCTGCCTGATCGCCTGGCCTTCAGCCTCCAGGCCCAGCGCCAGCAGGCCGGGTTCGCCGGCTGGCTGCTCAGTGCGCTGCGGGCCGGCGGTGTCGAACCGGAGATGTTCCTGCCCGAATACGGCAAGCACCAGTACGAGATCACCTGCCGCCCGACCCTCGGGGTGGCCGCTGCCGATCGCGCGGTGAACGTGCGGGAAATCAGCCGGGAGATCGCCCGGCAGATGGGCCTGGACCTGAGTTTCGCGCCCAAGACTGGGGAACACGCCATTTGCAACGGCGTGCACCTGCACCTGAGCCTGCAGGACTTGAGCGGCGACCCGATGCTGCACGACGACGCAAGCGCCAACGGCCTGTCCAGCCTCGGCCAGCACTGGGCCGCTGGCGTGCTGCACTATCTGCCGGCGCTGTGCGCCCTGACCGCGCCGACCCCGGTGTCCTACGAACGCCTGCAACCCCATCACTGGAGCGCCTCCTATGCCTGCCTGGGACAGCGCAACCGCGAGGCGGCATTGCGCATCTGCCCCACGGTGAGCCTGGGGGGCAAGTCGGTGGCGAGCCAGTACAACCTGGAGTTCCGCGCCATGGACGCCACCGCCTCACCACACCTGGCGATGGCCGCCGTGTTGATCGCCGGACGACTGGGCATCGAACAGCGCCTGCCGCTGAACGCGGTGACCGATGAAATACCCGATGAGCTGGATGAAGCACAGCGGCGCGAACGTGGCATTATCGCCCTGCCAACGACCCTGGCCCAGGCACTGGATTGCCTGCGTCACAGCGGGGCGCTGCTTCAAGCCCTGCCCCGCCCGCTGGTCGAAACCTATTTCGCCTTGAAGGCCCAGGAGCTGGCCTTGACCGAGGCGCTGTCACCTGCCGAGCGTTGTGAGCACTATGCGCGAATCTATTGAGTGTGCCGAGTCGGGGCTCTATACCGAGCCGGCCTACCGGTTGCTGCGGGAAGACTCCGAACACCCGCTGGTGCTGGTGTGCGAACACGCCAGCCGCTTCATTCCCCCGGCCCTGAACGACCTGGGCCTGGATGAAACCGCCTCCCACGAACACATCGCCTGGGACATCGGTGCCCTGGCCCTGGCCGAACGCTTGTCCGAGACCCTCGGCGCGACGCTGCTGTCGGCCCGCTATTCGCGCCTGCTGATCGACCTGAACCGCCCGCTGCACGTGGCCGACAGCATCCCGCCACAAAGCGAGATCTACCAGGTTCCGGGTAACCAGTCCCTCGACGACGCCACCCGCGCCTACCGCCAGCAGTGCCTGTTCCATCCGTTCCACGATTGCTTGCGCGCGCTGATCGACCGCCGCCTGGCCGACAACCGCCCCGTGCGGGTGGTGGGCATTCACAGTTTCACCCCGGTGTTCTACGGCCAGCCACGCGCATTGGAAGCGGGCGTACTGTTCGGTGAAGCCCGGGACTATGCCCAGCGCATCGTCGACGGGCTGACCCGCCATTCCCTGCGGGCGGCCGGTAACCAACCCTACAAGATCAACCCGTTGACCGACATGACGGTTCCGGTGCACGGCGATGGACGCGGCCTGGATTCGGTGTTGATCGAGGTGCGCAACGACTTGCTGCGCAGCCCCGAAGCGGTACGCACCTGGAGTGCATACCTGGCCCCGCTGCTCTAGGCACAGCGGCAAGCCAGCACAACCTACACAGCTGAAAAGGAGAACGGCTCATGAGTATCGAGGCATTTGGCTACAAACAGGAGTTGAAACGCAGCCTGTCACTCACCGACCTGGTGGTGTACGGGATGATCTTCATGATCCCCATCGCGCCGTTCGGCGTGTATGGCTACGTGAACGCCGAGGCGCCGGGGATGGTGCCGCTGGCGTACATCATCGGCATGGTGGCGATGCTGTTCACCGCGTTGAGCTACGGGAGCATGGCCAGGGCCTTTCCGGTAGCCGGCTCGGTCTATTCCTACGCGCAAAGGGGTCTCAACCCACACGTCGGCTTCATCGCCGGCTGGCTGATGTTGCTGGACTACCTGCTGATCCCGCCGCTGCTGTACGTGTACGCGGCGATGGCGCTGAATCATTTGTACCCGCAGATCCCCAAGGTCGGTTTCATCCTCGCGTTCCTGCTCAGCGCGACCTTCGTCAACCTGCGGGGCATTACCTTCACCGCGCGGATGAACATCCTGTTCCTGCTGGCCCAACTGGTGGTGCTGGGGATCTTCCTGTCGTATGCCTGGACAGCCCTGCACGGTGGCGCCGGCAACGGCCAATTGACCCTGGCGCCGCTGTACAGCCCCGAACACTTCAACTTCGCCCTGCTGATGCAGGCCGTGTCCATCGCGGTGTTGTCGTTCCTGGGCTTCGACGCCATTTCCACCCTGGCCGAGGAAATCAAGCACGAGCCGGGCCGCAGCATCGGCAAGGCGGCGCTGGTGACCCTGCTGGTGATGGGGGTGATCTTCGTGGTGCAGACCTGGATCGCCACCGACCTGGCGGCCGGCATGGGCTTCAAGTCCGCCGACACCGCGTTCTATGAAATCGCCGAGCTGGCGGCCGGCAGTTGGCTGGCCACCTTGACCGCTGTCGCCACGGCCCTGGCCTGGGGCGTCGCAGTGGCGATCACCTCGCAGGCGGCGGTATCGCGCCTGCTGTTCGGCATGGCCCGGGACGGCCAGTTGCCCAAAGTGTTGGCCAAGGTTCATCCAAGGCACAACACCCCGTACGTGAGCATCTACCTGGTCGCGCTGCTGTCGCTGCTGATCTGCTACCTGTTCATCGACGCCGTGGACACCCTCACCTCCCTGGTCAATTTCGGCGCCCTGAGTGGCTTCATGTTGCTGCACATCACCGTGATCAACCACTACTGGAGACGCCAGCGCTCGGGCCAGTTCATCCGTCACCTGGTCTGCCCGCTGGTGGGCTTCGCGATCGTCGCGGCCATCATGTACAACATGGGCGTCGGGGCGCAGAAACTCGGCCTGATCTGGATTGCCGCCGGCGTGATCTACCTGTGTGCGTTGAACCGATTCGGCGGACGCACCACCCTGCCCGACCCGACCGGCCAATGAGGGGCGGCGGTCGAAGGGTTCGACCGCCGGTGATGACAATGCGTGGACATCGACAGTGATCGTCAAGCCCGGTGCCAGGCACCGGGCCCTCTGGAACAGGAGTGCAATCCATGCTGGCTTTACGTCCAGTGCAACTTAGCGATCTGCCGCAACTGCAGCAGTTGGCCCGGGACAGCCTGGTGGGCGTCACGTCGCTGCCAGACGACACCGAGCGCCTGCGGGAGAAAATCCTCGCCTCGTGCGCCTCGTTGGAGGCCGATGTGCAGAAGGCCGGCGGGGAGAGTTATTTTTTCGTCCTGCAAGACCTCGATGACGGGCGCCTGGTCGGCTGCTCGGAAGTGCTCGCCAACACCGGTTGCAACGAACCGTTCTACAGTTTGCGCAACCGGCCGTTTTCCAGCGAATCCCGGGAGTTGAACATCCAGCACGGGGTCCCGGCACTGTCGCTGTGCCAGGACCTCAATGGCCAGACGCTGCTGCGCAGCTTTCACATCGATGCCGAGCGCGTGCGTACACCGGCCTCGGAGCTGTTGTCCCGGGCCCGGCTGATGTTCATCGCCGCCCATCCCCAGCGCTTTGCCGAAGGCGTGATCACCGAAATCGTCGGTTTCAGCGAAGACGGCCAGTCGCCGTTCTGGGACGCCATCGGCCAGCACTTCTTCGACCTGCCCTACGTCGAAGCCGAACGCCTGTGTGGTTTGCAAAGCCGCACCTTCCTCGCCGAGCTGATGCCGCAATACCCGATCTACGTGCCGATGCTGCCGCCCGCGGCCCAGGCGTGTATCGGCCGGGTCCATCCCGACGGCCAGGACGCTTTCGACATCCTGGCGCGCGAGGGCTTCGAAACCAACAACTACGTGGACCTCTTCGACGGCGGACCGACACTGCATGCGCGCATCGCGAACATCCGCTCCATCACCCAGAGCCGGCTCGCCATCGCCAGCCATAGCCCGCAGATCGACGCCAGGGGCCGGTACCTGGTGAGCAACGAAGGGCTCGGCAACTACCGCGCCGTCGTCGCCGAACTGGATGTGAACCCGCAAGGCCCGGTGGCCCTGTCGCCGGACCTGCTGGCTGCCCTGGGCGTCGCGCCAGGCGACCCGATCCGGGTGGTGACCCTATGAACCTCCCGCATCGGCACCGGAACCGACACGACGAAGGAGCAGCATCATGATTGTCCGCCCGGTCGCCCTCACCGACCTGCCTGCGCTGCTGGACCTGGCCCGTTGCGCGGGCCCCGGCTTCACCAGCCTGCCGGCCAACGAAGAGCGCCTGGCCCATCGCGTGCGCTGGGCCCAGCGCACCTTTGCCGGGCAAGTGGAACGCGCCGACGCTGATTACCTGTTCGTGCTCGAAGACGATGACCACCAGGTGGTGGGCATCAGCGCCCTGACCGGCGCGGTGGGACTGCGCGAGCCCTGGTACAACTACCGGGTCGGGGTGACCGTCGGTTCGGCACCGGAACTGGGCATCCAGCGACAGATCCCGACGCTGTTCCTGAACAACGAGATGACCGGGCAATCGGAAATCTGCTCGTTGTTCCTGCACCCCGAACAACGTCATGGCCACAATGGGCGCCTGTTGTCCCTGGCACGGTTGCTGTTCGTGGCCGAGTTTTCCCAGCTGTTCGGGGAAAAACTGATCGCCGAGCTGCGTGGCCATGCCGACGAACAGGGCTGCTCGCCGTTCTGGGACAGCCTGGGACGGCACTTTTTCCGCAGGGACTTCAGCTATGCAGACCAGTTGTCCGGCATGGGCAACAAATCGTTCATCGCCGAGCTGATGCCACGCCAACCGCTGTACACCTGCCTGCTCACCGAACAGGCCCAGGCGGTGATCGGCAAGGCCCATCCAAACAGCGAGCCGGCCATGCGGATTCTCAATGCCGAAGGCTTCAGCCATAAGGGCTACATCGACATTTTCGACGCAGGCCCCGTGATCGAAGCGCCGGTGGCGAAGATCCGCACCGTGCGCGACAGCCAGTCGCTGACCCTGGCCGTGGGCGCACCGGACGAACAGTCGCCGGTGTGGCTGATCCATAACCGACGCCTGGAAAACTGCCGTGTCACCAGCGCCCGGGCCCACCAGCACGGCCACAGCCTGCTCGTCGACCGTCTCACCGCCAAGCGCCTGCAAGTGCAACCCGGCGACACCGTGCGCGCCGTGGCACTCCTCAAGCAGGGGCAACAGGCAGTGGCGGCGTAGCCTCGCCGCCTACTCGACAATGCACCGCAGGCATGGCCCATGCGCATTCGTCATCATCTTTATACCTGCCACGTGATAGCCTTTGATTCTTTCGGCGTTGACACTTTTGCTCAAGCCGTTCCATTCCAATGGTGGAACTCACATGTCCAGGCTTTCCCATCAAGATTTACGCCGCAACTTTCGTCAACTGCTGGCTTCCCAGACCTGCTACCACACCGCGTCGGTGTTTGATCCGATGTCGGCTCGGATCGCCGCCGACCTGGGCTTTGAAGTAGGGATCCTGGGCGGCTCGGTCGCGTCGTTGCAAGTGTTGGGCGCGCCGGACTTTGCCTTGATCACCCTCAGCGAGTTCGCCGAACAGGCCACCCGTATCGGTCGCGTGGCGCAACTGCCGGTAATCGCCGACGCCGACCATGGCTATGGCAACGCCTTGAACGTGATGCGCACCATCATCGAGCTGGAGCGCGCCGGCGTGGCGGCGCTGACCATCGAGGACACCTTGCTGCCGGCCCAGTTTGGCCGCAAGTCCACCGACCTGATCAGCGTGGCCGAAGGCGTCGGCAAGATTCGCGCGGCGCTGGAAGCCCGGGTCGACCCGGAAATGGCGATCATTGCCCGGACCAATGCCGGGATCCTGCCGGTCCAGGAAATCATCAGCCGGACCCAGCAATACGAACGAGCCGGGGCGGACGGGATCTGCATGGTGGGCGTGCAAGACTTCGAGCACCTGGAAAAGATCAGCGAGAACCTGACCGTGCCGTTGATGCTCGTCACCTACGGCAACCCGCTGCTGCGCGACGACAAGCGCCTGGCCGAACTGGGCGTGCGCGTCACCATCGACGGCCACGGCGCCTACTTCGCCGCGATCAAGGCCACCTACGACAGCCTGCGCGAACAACGCCAGATCTTCACCCAGGCCTCGGACCTCAGCGCCACTGAACTGACCCACACCTACACCCAGCCCGAGGAATACATCCGCTGGGCCGAAGAGTACATGAGCGTCAAGGAGTAGTCCTGGAGCCGCCATCGCGAGCAAGCTCGCTCCCACAGGGGATCTGGGTGGCCGCGATATCGGTGACCGCCATATTCCTCTGTGGGAGCGGGCTTGCTCGCGAAGGCGGTGGGTCAGCTTGCATCTCTTTTGAAGGTACCGCCCTCTTCGCGGGCAAGCCCGCTCCCACAGTGGGTTTGCGGTGCGTCGTCCATCTTGGACACATACTCATTCCCCGTGGGAGCGGGCTTGCTCGCGAAGGCGGTGGGTCAGCTTGCATCTCTTTTGAAGGTACCGCCCTCTTCGCGGGCAAGCCCGCTCCCACAGGGCTCTTATGGCGGCGGATGCAAGCTGGTCTTCAGCGCCCGCTGCGCAACATCTCCTTGGGCACGTACTTGCCGATCTCGAACTTGCCGATGGCTGCCCGATGCACTTCATCCGGGCCGTCGGCCAGGCGCAGGGTGCGCTGCATGGCGTACATGTAGGCCAGCGGGAAATCGTTGGAAACCCCGGCGCCCCCGTGGATCTGGATCGCCCGGTCGATGACCTTCAACGCCACGTTCGGCGCAACCACCTTGATCTGGGCGATTTCACTCTTCGCCACTTTGTTGCCCACCGTGTCCATCATGTACGCCGCCTTCAAGGTCAGCAGGCGCGCCATGTCGATCTCCATGCGCGAGTCGGCGATCTTATCGACGTTACCGCCCAGGCGCGCCAACGGCTGGCCGAACGCGGTGCGGCTGACGGCGCGCTTGCACATCAATTCCAATGCGCGCTCGGCCATGCCGATGGAACGCATGCAGTGGTGGATCCGGCCTGGGCCGAGACGCCCCTGGGCGATCTCGAAGCCGCGTCCTTCACCCAACAGAACGTTTTCGTACGGCACCCGCACGTTGTCGAACAGCACTTCGGCGTGGCCGTGTGGCGCATCGTCGTAGCCGAACACCGGCAGCGGCCGGACGATTTTCACCCCGGGAGTGTCCACCGGCACCAGGATCATCGAGTGCTGGGCGTGGCGCGGCGCATCGGGGTTGCTCAGGCCCATGAAGATCAGGATCTTGCAACGTGGATCGCAAGCCCCCGACGTCCACCATTTCTTGCCGTTGATCACCCACTGGTCACCGTCGCGCTCGGCGCGGGCGGCCATGTTGGTGGCGTCCGACGAGGCCACATCCGGTTCGGTCATGGCAAAGGCCGAACGGATCTCGCCGCGCAGCAGCGGCGCGAGCCAGCGTTGTTTCTGCTCCTCGTTGGCGTAACGCACCAGCACTTCCATGTTGCCGGTGTCCGGCGCCGAGCAGTTGAACGGCTCCGGTCCCAGCAGCGAGCGGCCCATGATTTCTGCCAGCGGCGCATATTCCAGATTGGTCAGGCCGGCACCCAGCTCCGACTCAGGCAGAAACAAATTCCACAGGCCTTCGGCCTTGGCCTTGGCCTTGAGCTCTTCCATGATCGCCGTGGGCTGCCAGCGGTCGCCTTCGGCCACTTGCCGCTCGAACACCGCTTCAGCCGGATAGACATAGGCATCCATGAACGCCGTGACGCGTTCACGCAATTCCTGAACCTTGGGGGTATAGGCAAAATCCATGGACAGCACCTTCTTGGCAGAGGTTGATTTCAGGTCATGAAATCGATGCTAGTTCAGCTACGAAAATTTACCTAACCTATTCTCGGCGTGTATTAACATTCATCACCGATATATGTTTCACTGATTCGCATCGTTACCTGGCACCCACAACAAGTCCAAGAACCCGCCCGAATACAAGAGTGCAGCGCCATGAATCTGAGCAAGGTCGACCTGAACCTTTTCATCGTCTTCGACGCGATCTACACCGAAGCCAACCTGACCCGCGCCGGCCAAATCGTCGGCATCACTCAGCCCGCCGTGTCCAATGCCCTGGCGCGTTTGCGCGAAACCTTCAACGATCCGCTGTTCGTGCGCACCGCCCAGGGCATGGTGCCCACGCCCATGGCCCAGAACATCATCGGCCCGGTGCGCAACGCGTTGTCGCTGCTGCGGGTGTCGGTGCAGGAAAGCCGCATCTTCAACCCCTTGCAGGCCGTCAAGACGTACCGCATCAGCATGACCGACCTCACCGAAGGCGTGATCCTGCCGCCGCTGTTCCAGCGCCTGCGCCGCCTGGCGCCGACCGTGGCCATCGAGAGTTTCCTGTCCAAGCGCCGTGAGACCACCAAGGAACTGGCGGCCGGTCGCCTCGACTTCGCCGTCGATGCACCGCTCAACACCGACCCGCAGGTGCGCCACGTCAAGCTCATGGAAGACCGCTACGTGTGCGCCATGCGCAAGGGGCACCCACTGGCGGGCAAGGAAAAGATCAACCTCGACGATTACCTGGCCCAGACCCACGTGCATATTTCCAGCCGGCGCAATGGCCTGGGCTATGTCGACCTGGCCTTGGGCAAGATGGGCATCCAGCGCAAGATCGCCCTGCGTTCCCAACATTACCTGATGGCGTCCCAGGTGTTGCAGCAGACCGACATGGTCATGACCGTGCCCGAACGCTTCGCCCGCCGCCACGACCTGCACGCCTTCCAATTGCCGGTCAACGATGTGCCGCCAGTGGAAACCCACCTTTACTGGCATGAAAGCACCGACCAGGACCCGGCCAACCGCTGGATGCGCGAGCAGATGATCGAGCTGTGCCAGCAAGTGACGGCCCATGAGAAGAAGCTCGACAAGGTTTAGGCGACCAACATTGTGGGAGCAAGCTTGCTCCCACAGGTTTTGTGTACAGAACCTCCTTGCTTGACGCGAACGTCAACCTG contains:
- a CDS encoding precorrin 6A synthase (catalyzes the formation of precorrin 6x from precorrin 5), translating into MKQLLVIGIGAGDPDHLTMQAVKALNRVDVFFLMDKGPAKGTLLDLRHEICRRYIVDHPYRFVTADSPERQRGEVDYPTSVEDLNRAKQATFERLINDELSDGQCGGFLVWGDPSLYDSTVRILQSILDAGRCAFEFEVIPGISSVQALAARHRVPLNSIGGALEITTGRRLAAGQVSDAASVVVMLDAEDAYRQVSDPDTQVYWGAYVGTPDEILIQGRLGDVADDIERTRKAARKAHGWIMDTYLLRKP
- a CDS encoding phosphoglycerate mutase, which encodes MQATRLTLICHARTVAQKHARFGLDEPLDADWLAQRRSVGDDYRHVRHLLCAPELRARQTAALFGLEPEVTEALADCDLGNWRGRSIDELFKDEPRAVQAWLDDPEAAPHGGESVAALCRRVGDWLANLETRPGHVLAVTHPFVIRAALVHVLGCSAAFNRIDIEPLSAVELRFNGVWRWRTQGPGQETSA
- a CDS encoding RpiR family transcriptional regulator produces the protein MPPLRDLITDPGLVLTPSERKVVRALLDHYPRNGLGPMSRLADHAGVSDPTIVRLVKKLGFGGYAEFQEALLSDMDHRLRSPRTLLQPRAKSQQGDTWSHYLAVSQRNLSDTQALTQPEDVRILVQWLLDSRHQVHCFGGRFSSFLAHYLLNHLRLLRAGCFALEDNAQLPDRLFDVQRQDLVLIFDYRRYQAQALRVASAAKERHARVVLFSDVYASPLRELADLIISAPVESVSAFDSLVPALAQVEALVACLTLQCPDLAERLDGIDALRSAFNTHLLEEK
- a CDS encoding isochorismatase; the protein is MFSLPHRSPRDLPFTRDHTALLLVDMQRAWLEVQFDAHLASPEAEYFIRRARQQVIPNQQRLLAAMRAARHNVLHTHIESLTADGRDRSLDHKLSDMHLPKGSPEAQIIAELAPQENEIVLPKTSSGVFNSTNIDYVLRNLETRHLIVAGIVTDQCVDMAVRDAADRGYLVTLVEDACATYTEQRHLACLNAIKGYCWITDTATVLARLQEMQP
- a CDS encoding glutamine synthetase; protein product: MSRPDTAPRLLPLPLTTLVSTDLIGVTRGRSLPSDELAHYVSAGCGWVPANSALTPQDIIASSNPWGAHGDLRLIPDLSSRVTVDNGPDSAAPALDFIHCDVRETDGRPWGACPRTLLQNEVERYRTGLGMQVFAAFEHEFNLSATPALPDRLAFSLQAQRQQAGFAGWLLSALRAGGVEPEMFLPEYGKHQYEITCRPTLGVAAADRAVNVREISREIARQMGLDLSFAPKTGEHAICNGVHLHLSLQDLSGDPMLHDDASANGLSSLGQHWAAGVLHYLPALCALTAPTPVSYERLQPHHWSASYACLGQRNREAALRICPTVSLGGKSVASQYNLEFRAMDATASPHLAMAAVLIAGRLGIEQRLPLNAVTDEIPDELDEAQRRERGIIALPTTLAQALDCLRHSGALLQALPRPLVETYFALKAQELALTEALSPAERCEHYARIY
- a CDS encoding N-formylglutamate amidohydrolase — its product is MRESIECAESGLYTEPAYRLLREDSEHPLVLVCEHASRFIPPALNDLGLDETASHEHIAWDIGALALAERLSETLGATLLSARYSRLLIDLNRPLHVADSIPPQSEIYQVPGNQSLDDATRAYRQQCLFHPFHDCLRALIDRRLADNRPVRVVGIHSFTPVFYGQPRALEAGVLFGEARDYAQRIVDGLTRHSLRAAGNQPYKINPLTDMTVPVHGDGRGLDSVLIEVRNDLLRSPEAVRTWSAYLAPLL
- a CDS encoding porin; the protein is MSIEAFGYKQELKRSLSLTDLVVYGMIFMIPIAPFGVYGYVNAEAPGMVPLAYIIGMVAMLFTALSYGSMARAFPVAGSVYSYAQRGLNPHVGFIAGWLMLLDYLLIPPLLYVYAAMALNHLYPQIPKVGFILAFLLSATFVNLRGITFTARMNILFLLAQLVVLGIFLSYAWTALHGGAGNGQLTLAPLYSPEHFNFALLMQAVSIAVLSFLGFDAISTLAEEIKHEPGRSIGKAALVTLLVMGVIFVVQTWIATDLAAGMGFKSADTAFYEIAELAAGSWLATLTAVATALAWGVAVAITSQAAVSRLLFGMARDGQLPKVLAKVHPRHNTPYVSIYLVALLSLLICYLFIDAVDTLTSLVNFGALSGFMLLHITVINHYWRRQRSGQFIRHLVCPLVGFAIVAAIMYNMGVGAQKLGLIWIAAGVIYLCALNRFGGRTTLPDPTGQ
- a CDS encoding arginine N-succinyltransferase; its protein translation is MLALRPVQLSDLPQLQQLARDSLVGVTSLPDDTERLREKILASCASLEADVQKAGGESYFFVLQDLDDGRLVGCSEVLANTGCNEPFYSLRNRPFSSESRELNIQHGVPALSLCQDLNGQTLLRSFHIDAERVRTPASELLSRARLMFIAAHPQRFAEGVITEIVGFSEDGQSPFWDAIGQHFFDLPYVEAERLCGLQSRTFLAELMPQYPIYVPMLPPAAQACIGRVHPDGQDAFDILAREGFETNNYVDLFDGGPTLHARIANIRSITQSRLAIASHSPQIDARGRYLVSNEGLGNYRAVVAELDVNPQGPVALSPDLLAALGVAPGDPIRVVTL
- a CDS encoding arginine N-succinyltransferase, which gives rise to MIVRPVALTDLPALLDLARCAGPGFTSLPANEERLAHRVRWAQRTFAGQVERADADYLFVLEDDDHQVVGISALTGAVGLREPWYNYRVGVTVGSAPELGIQRQIPTLFLNNEMTGQSEICSLFLHPEQRHGHNGRLLSLARLLFVAEFSQLFGEKLIAELRGHADEQGCSPFWDSLGRHFFRRDFSYADQLSGMGNKSFIAELMPRQPLYTCLLTEQAQAVIGKAHPNSEPAMRILNAEGFSHKGYIDIFDAGPVIEAPVAKIRTVRDSQSLTLAVGAPDEQSPVWLIHNRRLENCRVTSARAHQHGHSLLVDRLTAKRLQVQPGDTVRAVALLKQGQQAVAA